The Grus americana isolate bGruAme1 chromosome 8, bGruAme1.mat, whole genome shotgun sequence genome includes a region encoding these proteins:
- the JUN gene encoding transcription factor Jun: protein MSAKMEPTFYEDALNASFVPPESGGYGYNNAKVLKQNMTLNLSDPSSNLKPHLRNKNADILTSPDVGLLKLASPELERLIIQSSNGLITTTPTPTQFLCPKNVTDEQEGFAEGFVRALAELHNQNTMPSVTSAAQPVNSGMAPVSSMAGNSSFNTNLHSEPPVYANLSNFNPNALNSAPNYNANNMGYAPQHHINPQMPVQHPRLQALKEEPQTVPEMPGETPPLSPIDMESQERIKAERKRMRNRIAASKCRKRKLERIARLEEKVKTLKAQNSELASTANMLREQVAQLKQKVMNHVNSGCQLMLTQQLQTF from the coding sequence ATGAGTGCAAAGATGGAGCCTACTTTCTACGAGGATGCCCTGAACGCCAGCTTCGTGCCGCCGGAGAGCGGCGGGTATGGATATAATAACGCCAAAGTGCTGAAGCAGAACATGACGCTGAACCTGTCCGACCCATCCAGCAACCTGAAGCCGCACCTGAGGAACAAGAACGCCGACATCCTCACGTCCCCCGACGTGGGACTCCTGAAACTGGCCTCGCCTGAACTGGAGCGGCTCATCATCCAGTCCAGCAACGGGTTAATAACTACCACGCCGACCCCGACGCAGTTCCTCTGCCCCAAAAATGTTACCGACGAGCAAGAGGGGTTCGCGGAAGGCTTTGTGAGAGCCCTGGCGGAACTGCACAACCAGAACACCATGCCCAGCGTTACCTCTGCCGCTCAACCTGTTAACAGCGGTATGGCACCTGTGTCATCTATGGCTGGCAACAGTAGTTTCAATACGAATTTGCACAGCGAGCCCCCGGTGTACGCCAATCTCAGCAACTTCAACCCCAATGCGCTCAACTCGGCACCTAACTACAACGCAAACAACATGGGCTATGCGCCCCAGCATCACATAAACCCCCAGATGCCGGTGCAGCATCCCAGGCTTCAGGCTTTGAAAGAGGAGCCTCAGACTGTACCTGAAATGCCAGGGGAAACTCCTCCTCTGTCCCCTATTGACATGGAGTCACAGGAGAGAATCAAAGCTGAGAGAAAACGCATGAGAAACAGAATTGCGGCGTCCAAATGCCGGAAAAGGAAGTTGGAAAGGATTGCCAGGttggaagaaaaagtgaaaactttgAAAGCCCAGAACTCAGAGCTGGCATCCACTGCCAACATGCTCAGAGAACAGGTTGCACAGCTTAAGCAGAAGGTCATGAACCATGTCAACAGCGGGTGCCAGCTAATGCTAACACAACAGTTGCAAACATTTTGA
- the LOC129209406 gene encoding CARD- and ANK-domain containing inflammasome adapter protein-like, which produces MITHSTSLFTNPYAIEVLRTKKEELVEGINDPDHLLNWLIDNGIFTPEKKMVMSFYRTRTEKNARVLDILISQGERACRLFFYPCLKQVEPKLYSKMRKYVSEINESIGDARRQLVGYLLEKDKVWIENSGEWHQEKKDSPRRKKQERAIKKKGKNPQLSRTAKPRKDHADVGIFDAVAKGYLSELEKTLKDNDISALNSSSETLLHVAAANGHLAIMEYLISKGAKIDVKDKKGRTALHTAAEKGHGDAVKVLLRCGAYMYSLDMEGKTPLHLAAQNHHSHILKMLLKKEARNYRNQHNFLHMAALKDEGSLAKMLLKAGASVDGKDEKGQTALSYAVSQGAENTAKVLLEAGASVDSNLAERAFHSNHPSIFKILLEYSKDLSSDVMESALFRAVQKNLHGIVAALIDRGTDINAYNEMQYTPLLLACERGKAESAEVLIEKGANFRIKTPASDTALHLAVQAGAASIANLLLRKGMEINLMNQASETPLHVAALHNKESLVGLLVNAGAKINAVTKEFVTPLHIASQRGNTDVAQQLLNHNANVNVKDKQSKSPLHFAAERGDKTMVEMLLNANADPNAQDKEKKTPLHTAAARGYFSIMKVLLAKKGRFGAKDMDGCTPMHYAAITGNTEIVKILLTSGKNKNIDDRNIWRKTTLHIAAEHGHSDLINLLLSYGAAINALDSNKDTPLHCACKAGHFNAANSLVNWSQGEKANLLAANSLKKTPLQVAEFNKTENQAQIVTLLKKKMLITK; this is translated from the coding sequence ATGATCACGCATTCAACTAGCCTGTTTACAAATCCATATGCAATTGAAGTCCTAAGAACTAAAAAAGAAGAGCTAGTAGAAGGCATAAATGACCCAGACCATCTTCTGAACTGGCTGATAGACAATGGTATTTTTaccccagaaaaaaagatggtcaTGAGTTTCTACAGGACACGAACAGAAAAGAACGCTCGAGTATTAGACATACTAATTTCTCAAGGTGAACGAGCCTGCAGGCTCTTTTTTTATCCATGTTTAAAGCAAGTGGAGCCAAAACTTTATAGCAAGATGAGAAAATATGtcagtgaaataaatgaaagcattgGAGATGCTAGAAGACAATTGGTAGGATATTTACTCGAAAAAGATAAGGTTTGGATTGAAAATAGTGGTGAGtggcatcaggaaaaaaaagacagtcctagaagaaaaaagcaagaacgGGCTattaagaagaaaggaaaaaaccctcaacttTCAAGGACAGCAAAACCTAGAAAAGATCATGCTGATGTTGGCATCTTTGATGCAGTCGCTAAAGGCTATCTGTCTGAGTTAGAGAAAACATTGAAAGATAATGATATCAGTGCACTAAACTCTTCAAGTGAAACTCTTCTGCATGTTGCAGCTGCTAATGGACATTTAGCAATAATGGAATATTTGATCAGCAAAGGTGCAAAGATAGATGTAAAGGacaagaaaggaagaacagcaCTGCACACGGCTGCTGAGAAAGGCCACGGTGATGCAGTGAAAGTGCTTCTGCGATGTGGTGCTTATATGTACAGTTTGGATATGGAAGGCAAGACACCACTTCATTTGGCTGCACAGAATCACCACAGTCACATATTGAAGATGCTCCTGAAAAAAGAGGCAAGAAACTACAGGAACCAGCACAACTTTTTGCACATGGCAGCTCTTAAAGATGAGGGCAGTCtagcaaaaatgcttttaaaggcTGGTGCCTCTGTTGATGGAAAGGATGAAAAAGGTCAGACTGCTCTCAGTTATGCTGTTTCTCAGGGGGCTGAAAATACTGCGAAAGTACTACTAGAAGCTGGAGCCAGTGTTGATTCCAACCTGGCTGAAAGAGCTTTCCACAGCAACCACCCATCCATCTTCAAAATACTACTAGAATATTCTAAAGACTTGTCGTCTGACGTAATGGAGTCAGCTCTTTTTAGAGCTGTACAGAAAAATCTGCATGGTATTGTAGCAGCTTTAATTGACAGAGGCACAGATATAAATGCCTACAATGAAATGCAGTATACTCCTTTACTCCTGGCATGTGAAAGAGGCAAAGCTGAATCAGCAGAAGTTCTAATTGAAAAGGGAGCAAACTTCAGAATAAAGACTCCTGCTTCAGACACAGCTTTGCACTTGGCAGTTCAAGCTGGGGCTGCTTCCATCGCAAATCTGCTTCTGCGCAAAGGGATGGAAATTAACCTTATGAACCAAGCCAGTGAAACCCCACTCCACGTTGCTGCACTTCATAATAAAGAATCATTAGTTGGCCTTTTAGTTAATGCTGGGGCCAAAATTAATGCTGTCACTAAAGAGTTTGTTACTCCCCTGCATATTGCAAGTCAAAGAGGTAACACTGATGTTGCCCAACAGCTGTTGAACCACAACGCCAATGTTAATGTTAAGGATAAGCAGTCAAAATCACCTTTacattttgctgctgaaagggGAGACAAAACCATGGTAGAGATGCTTCTGAACGCTAACGCTGACCCCAACGCACaagacaaggagaaaaagacTCCCCTGCACACTGCAGCTGCGAGAGGATATTTCAGTATCATGAAAGTTCTGTTAgctaaaaaaggaagatttggAGCTAAGGACATGGATGGATGTACTCCGATGCACTACGCAGCCATCACAGGAAACACAGAGATTGTAAAAATTCTTCTGacttcagggaaaaataaaaatattgatgaCAGAAACATTTGGAGAAAGACCACACTGCATATTGCAGCAGAACATGGACACAGTGACTTGATAAACCTATTGCTGAGCTACGGGGCAGCCATTAATGCCTTAGACAGCAACAAGGATACTCCATTGCATTGTGCATGCAAGGCTGGTCATTTTAATGCTGCAAATTCCCTTGTAAACTGGtcacaaggagaaaaagcaaatttactAGCTGCTAATAGTCTCAAAAAGACCCCATTGCAAGTAGCagaatttaataaaacagaaaatcaagcTCAAATTGTaacacttttgaaaaagaaaatgttaataacAAAATGA